Proteins encoded together in one Streptomyces sp. NBC_01216 window:
- a CDS encoding dipeptidase: MSDTPDSAVQTARTRAVRTYIEQHRAAFLDDLADWLRIPSVSAQPDRAADVRRSAEWLAAKLTETGFETVEVWETDGLPAVFAEWPSGDADAPTVLVYGHHDVQPAAREDGWHTDPFEPHVADGRMYARGAADDKGQVFFHTLGVRAHLAATGRTAPAVNLKLLVEGEEESGSPHFRALVEAHADRLAADAVVVSDTGMWSEDTPTVCTGMRGVADCQIELYGPDQDIHSGSFGGAVPNPVTVAGRIVAALHDEDEHVAVPGFYEGVTELGDAERALIAELPFDESAWLRTAKSHGTLGEAGFSTLERVWARPTAEVNGIGGGYQGPGGKTIVPASAQLKLSFRLVAGQDPAKIELAVRDWLAAQVPPGIRYEITFGAPTRPCLTPLDHPALRSVARAMSTAFDGAPVRFTREGGSGPAADLQDVLDAPVLFLGISVPSDGWHAPNEKVELGLLMKGVETTAHLWGELSAALPAAAPQR; encoded by the coding sequence ATGAGCGACACACCGGACAGCGCCGTCCAGACCGCACGTACGCGGGCGGTGCGCACGTACATCGAGCAGCACCGCGCCGCCTTCCTCGACGACCTCGCGGACTGGCTGCGCATCCCGTCCGTCTCGGCGCAGCCCGACCGGGCCGCGGACGTGCGGCGCAGCGCCGAGTGGCTCGCCGCCAAACTCACCGAGACGGGCTTCGAGACGGTCGAGGTCTGGGAGACCGACGGCCTCCCCGCCGTCTTCGCCGAATGGCCGTCCGGTGACGCCGACGCCCCTACCGTGCTGGTCTACGGCCACCACGACGTGCAGCCCGCCGCCCGCGAGGACGGCTGGCACACCGACCCCTTCGAGCCGCACGTCGCCGACGGGCGGATGTACGCCCGCGGCGCCGCCGACGACAAGGGCCAGGTCTTCTTCCACACCCTCGGTGTGCGGGCCCACCTCGCCGCCACCGGCCGCACCGCGCCGGCGGTCAACCTCAAGCTGCTCGTCGAGGGCGAGGAGGAGTCCGGTTCCCCGCACTTCCGCGCCCTGGTCGAGGCCCACGCCGACCGGCTCGCCGCCGACGCCGTCGTCGTCTCCGACACCGGCATGTGGTCCGAGGACACCCCGACCGTGTGCACCGGCATGCGCGGTGTCGCCGACTGCCAGATCGAGCTGTACGGCCCCGACCAGGACATCCACTCCGGCTCGTTCGGCGGCGCGGTCCCCAACCCGGTCACCGTCGCCGGGCGGATCGTCGCCGCCCTGCACGACGAGGACGAGCACGTCGCCGTGCCCGGCTTCTACGAGGGCGTCACCGAACTCGGCGACGCCGAGCGCGCGCTCATCGCCGAGCTGCCCTTCGACGAGTCCGCGTGGCTGCGCACCGCCAAGTCCCACGGCACTCTCGGCGAGGCCGGCTTCTCCACCCTGGAGCGGGTCTGGGCCCGCCCCACCGCCGAGGTCAACGGCATCGGCGGCGGCTACCAGGGCCCCGGCGGCAAGACGATCGTCCCGGCCTCCGCGCAGCTCAAGCTCTCCTTCCGCCTGGTCGCGGGCCAGGACCCGGCCAAGATCGAACTCGCGGTCCGGGACTGGCTCGCGGCCCAGGTCCCGCCGGGCATCCGGTACGAGATCACCTTCGGCGCCCCGACCCGGCCCTGCCTGACCCCGCTCGACCACCCGGCGCTGCGGTCCGTCGCCCGTGCCATGAGCACCGCCTTCGACGGCGCCCCGGTCCGCTTCACCCGCGAAGGCGGATCGGGCCCGGCCGCCGACCTCCAGGACGTCCTGGACGCCCCCGTCCTCTTCCTCGGCATCTCGGTACCGTCCGACGGCTGGCACGCCCCGAACGAGAAGGTCGAGCTCGGCCTGCTCATGAAGGGCGTCGAGACCACCGCCCATCTGTGGGGCGAGC